In Streptomyces seoulensis, the following are encoded in one genomic region:
- a CDS encoding IclR family transcriptional regulator → MTTPSGDDMLGRGLRLLTVLAEHPAGLGVSAAARAAQLPVSSAHRILGRLVEERFATYDEEARRYALGSRVLELSRGFQRSPAGYSAAAAPMRRLGARTGLPVIAGILNDSEVLLVLSVQGTQHLQLRNAEGTRNPWHATSLGKALAAWLPEADRERLLAGPLPAVTPRTVTDPALLRAELALVRERGWAEVDEENEIGVRSIAVALPDTPEGTPPLALSLAATVILTDADQLRAHAPALRECAEEVAARMSP, encoded by the coding sequence GTGACCACACCATCCGGCGACGACATGCTGGGCCGGGGGCTGCGGCTGCTCACCGTGCTGGCCGAGCACCCCGCCGGCCTCGGCGTCAGCGCCGCCGCCCGCGCCGCGCAGCTGCCCGTGAGCAGCGCGCACCGCATCCTCGGCCGCCTGGTCGAGGAACGGTTCGCGACCTACGACGAGGAGGCCCGGCGGTACGCGCTGGGCTCCCGCGTGCTGGAGCTGTCCCGGGGCTTCCAGCGCTCCCCGGCGGGCTACTCGGCGGCGGCCGCGCCGATGCGCAGACTCGGCGCGCGCACCGGACTCCCGGTCATCGCGGGCATCCTGAACGACAGCGAGGTGCTGCTCGTCCTCTCCGTGCAGGGCACCCAGCACCTCCAGCTGCGCAACGCCGAGGGCACCCGTAACCCCTGGCACGCCACCTCGCTCGGCAAGGCACTGGCCGCCTGGCTCCCGGAGGCGGACCGCGAACGCCTGCTCGCCGGCCCGCTCCCGGCGGTGACCCCCCGTACGGTCACCGATCCCGCCCTGCTGCGCGCGGAGTTGGCGCTCGTGCGGGAGCGGGGCTGGGCGGAGGTCGACGAGGAGAACGAGATCGGCGTCCGCTCGATCGCGGTGGCGCTGCCCGACACCCCGGAGGGCACCCCGCCGCTGGCGCTGTCGCTGGCCGCGACGGTCATCCTGACGGACGCGGACCAACTCCGCGCACACGCGCCCGCGTTGCGGGAGTGCGCGGAGGAGGTCGCGGCACGGATGTCGCCCTGA
- a CDS encoding 2-hydroxyacid dehydrogenase — protein MTRDLHHTATGVLLPWPDLDRHHGPWPDGVDVHMWDGTTPGTEPADGVLAGVGLWVMPYAVPDAVGLLPKLPNLRAVQSLSAGVEKLAPLMPAGVTLHNGRGLHDASTAEHALGLILAAQRDLPQWTADQAAGRWEPHFTRSLADARVTIVGYGSIGAALERRLIACEADVVRVARRARPEAGVHAVADLPALLPETDIVVLVLPENPHTVGMFGAKELAALPDGALVVNVGRGRTLDTGALLAETRSGRLRAALDVTDPEPLPAEHPLRHAPGVLLTPHVAGGSASFRPRAERLIVEQVRRFAAGEPLHHLFPRD, from the coding sequence ATGACCAGAGATCTGCACCACACCGCCACCGGCGTCCTGCTGCCCTGGCCCGATCTGGACCGCCACCACGGTCCCTGGCCCGATGGTGTGGATGTCCACATGTGGGACGGCACCACCCCCGGCACCGAACCCGCCGACGGCGTACTCGCGGGCGTCGGCCTGTGGGTGATGCCCTACGCCGTGCCGGACGCCGTCGGCCTGCTGCCGAAGCTGCCGAACCTGCGCGCGGTGCAGTCACTCAGCGCCGGGGTCGAGAAGCTCGCCCCGCTCATGCCCGCCGGGGTCACCCTGCACAACGGGCGCGGCCTGCACGACGCCTCCACCGCCGAACACGCCCTCGGGCTGATCCTCGCCGCCCAGCGGGACCTCCCGCAGTGGACCGCCGACCAGGCCGCCGGCCGCTGGGAGCCGCACTTCACCCGCTCCCTCGCCGACGCCCGCGTCACCATCGTCGGCTACGGCTCGATCGGCGCGGCGCTGGAGCGGCGGCTGATCGCCTGCGAGGCGGATGTCGTCCGGGTGGCGCGGCGCGCCCGGCCCGAGGCGGGCGTCCACGCGGTGGCCGACCTGCCCGCACTGCTCCCGGAGACGGACATCGTGGTGCTCGTGCTGCCCGAGAACCCGCACACCGTCGGCATGTTCGGCGCGAAGGAGCTGGCCGCGCTGCCCGACGGCGCGCTGGTCGTCAACGTCGGACGCGGCCGCACCCTGGACACCGGCGCCCTGCTCGCCGAGACCCGGTCCGGCAGGCTGCGGGCGGCCCTGGACGTCACCGACCCCGAGCCGCTGCCCGCGGAGCACCCCCTGCGGCACGCCCCCGGTGTGCTCCTCACCCCGCATGTCGCGGGCGGCTCGGCCTCGTTCCGGCCGCGCGCGGAACGCCTGATCGTCGAGCAGGTACGGAGGTTCGCCGCCGGGGAGCCGCTGCACCACCTGTTCCCGCGCGACTGA
- a CDS encoding MFS transporter codes for MTATSPATDTASSAPERPGFWRSSRARYLMPVAFVTYSLAYLDKSNYAIASAGGMAEDLKLSAGADSLIAASFFLGYFFFQIPGTIYAEQRSARRLVAWSTVAWGLLAVLQGMLSSPAQLIAVRFALGVVEGAVLPSMVMLLGRWFTRGERGRANTFLILGNPVTVMWLSAVSGWLVSVSDWRVMFVAEGVPSVLWGVCCLWLIKDRPEQARNLPEPELALLRADLAAEKAAAPPVTGTLRERYGRVLRSPAVLTMAAQYFFWSFGMYGFVFWLPAIIKKGSGEGIGATGLLTAIPYAGAAVAMLVNSRLSDRSGRRRVAVWPWLACGGLALLGSYAAGDDFPLALTLLVVAGVCLYAPYGPYFALVTTLAPPGIAGAAVALVNSFGALGSFAGTYLVGWVRGTELGDAGAFGLMAVCTLVAAALTLAAPEPARSAGPVPVR; via the coding sequence ATGACAGCGACGTCACCCGCCACCGACACCGCGTCGTCGGCACCCGAGCGGCCAGGCTTCTGGCGGTCCTCCCGCGCCCGGTATCTGATGCCGGTCGCGTTCGTCACGTACTCGCTCGCCTATCTCGACAAGTCCAACTACGCGATCGCCTCCGCCGGTGGCATGGCCGAGGACCTGAAGCTGTCGGCGGGGGCGGACTCCCTGATCGCCGCCTCGTTCTTCCTCGGCTACTTCTTCTTCCAGATCCCCGGCACGATCTACGCCGAACAGCGCAGCGCCCGCCGTCTGGTGGCCTGGTCGACCGTGGCCTGGGGCCTGCTCGCCGTGCTCCAGGGCATGCTCAGCAGCCCGGCCCAGCTCATCGCGGTGCGTTTCGCACTCGGTGTGGTGGAGGGCGCGGTGCTGCCGTCGATGGTGATGCTGCTCGGCCGCTGGTTCACGCGCGGTGAGCGCGGGCGGGCCAACACCTTCCTCATCCTGGGCAACCCGGTCACGGTGATGTGGCTGTCGGCGGTCTCCGGCTGGCTGGTGTCGGTCTCGGACTGGCGGGTGATGTTCGTCGCCGAGGGCGTGCCGTCGGTACTGTGGGGCGTGTGCTGCCTCTGGCTCATCAAGGACCGCCCGGAGCAGGCCCGTAACCTCCCCGAGCCCGAACTCGCGTTGCTGCGGGCGGACTTGGCGGCGGAGAAGGCGGCCGCACCGCCGGTGACCGGCACCCTGCGCGAGCGGTACGGACGAGTGCTGCGCTCCCCCGCCGTACTCACCATGGCCGCGCAGTATTTCTTCTGGTCCTTCGGCATGTACGGGTTCGTCTTCTGGCTCCCGGCCATCATCAAGAAGGGCTCCGGCGAGGGCATCGGCGCGACCGGCCTGCTCACCGCGATCCCGTACGCCGGCGCGGCGGTGGCGATGCTGGTCAACTCCCGCCTCTCCGACCGCAGCGGGCGCCGGCGGGTGGCCGTCTGGCCCTGGCTTGCCTGCGGCGGCCTCGCCCTGCTCGGCTCGTACGCGGCCGGGGACGACTTCCCGCTCGCCCTCACCCTGCTCGTGGTGGCCGGCGTCTGCCTGTACGCCCCGTACGGCCCGTACTTCGCGCTCGTCACCACCCTCGCCCCGCCGGGGATCGCGGGCGCGGCCGTCGCGCTGGTCAACTCCTTCGGCGCGCTGGGCTCGTTCGCCGGGACCTATCTCGTCGGCTGGGTGCGCGGCACCGAACTGGGCGACGCGGGCGCCTTCGGCCTGATGGCGGTGTGCACCCTGGTCGCCGCCGCGCTGACCCTCGCGGCACCCGAGCCCGCGAGGAGCGCCGGCCCGGTCCCGGTACGGTGA